From Myxococcus xanthus, a single genomic window includes:
- a CDS encoding MBL fold metallo-hydrolase — translation MALRFKNLDGSGPQPFSSIFKWAVADKLAGRRRKAPARAEVPRVEPDLALLATPPATGEGARLTWLGHASWLVQLDGLSLLIDPVLRDAISGVIRRNVPPGVPLEKLPPITASLVSHNHYDHLDLPTLEKVGAPIVTGLGHAPVFRGSGLGVTELDWWRSTQVGAVTVHFVPSQHWSRRGLNDVNEMLWGGFVIEGSSARVFHSGDTAYFEGFKEIGLRYPGIDAAMLPIGAYDPAWFMRRQHMNPEEAVQAFEDLGAARFLAMHWGTFKLTDEPLDEPPRRLDAEWTRRGLARERVEVLPVGGTLTVRHG, via the coding sequence ATGGCCTTGCGGTTCAAGAACCTCGATGGCAGCGGGCCGCAGCCGTTCAGCAGCATCTTCAAGTGGGCCGTGGCGGACAAGCTCGCCGGCCGCCGCCGCAAGGCCCCAGCCCGCGCCGAGGTCCCCCGCGTGGAGCCTGACCTCGCGCTGCTCGCCACGCCGCCCGCGACGGGAGAAGGCGCGCGGCTGACGTGGCTGGGGCATGCGAGCTGGCTCGTGCAGTTGGACGGACTGTCGCTGCTCATCGACCCGGTGCTGCGCGACGCCATCAGCGGCGTCATCCGGCGCAACGTCCCGCCCGGTGTCCCCCTGGAGAAGCTGCCGCCCATCACCGCCAGCCTCGTCTCCCACAACCACTACGACCACCTGGACCTGCCCACGCTGGAGAAGGTGGGCGCGCCCATCGTCACCGGCCTGGGCCATGCGCCGGTGTTCCGGGGCTCGGGCCTGGGCGTCACGGAGCTGGACTGGTGGCGCTCCACGCAGGTGGGCGCTGTCACGGTGCACTTCGTCCCCTCGCAGCACTGGAGCCGCCGCGGCCTCAACGACGTCAACGAGATGCTCTGGGGCGGCTTCGTCATCGAAGGCTCCAGCGCCCGCGTCTTCCACTCCGGCGACACCGCCTACTTCGAGGGCTTCAAGGAGATTGGCCTGCGCTACCCGGGCATCGACGCCGCGATGCTGCCCATTGGCGCGTATGACCCGGCCTGGTTCATGCGCCGTCAGCACATGAACCCCGAGGAAGCCGTGCAGGCCTTCGAGGACCTGGGCGCCGCGCGCTTCCTGGCCATGCACTGGGGCACCTTCAAGCTCACCGACGAGCCGCTCGACGAACCGCCCCGCCGCCTGGACGCGGAGTGGACCCGGCGGGGCCTGGCGCGTGAGCGCGTCGAAGTGCTGCCGGTAGGTGGAACACTCACCGTGCGCCACGGTTGA
- a CDS encoding trans-sulfuration enzyme family protein — MTSSPTWPRRFATRLLHTGHEQDPTTGAAAVPIYQVSMFDQPGLETPGEFDYARSGNPTRKALEGVLAALDEGHAAFAFGSGMAAVSSVLMLFSAGDHVVVTDDCYGGTYRVLTRVFSRFGLQATFVDTSDPDAVRAALRPNTRALLVESVSNPFLKRTDIPAMARVAQAHGALLIVDNTFLSPALSRPLTEGADIVIHSATKYLGGHSDVVAGAVVVKTPALAQELGFLQNAVGAVLGPQDCFLLQRGIKTLQVRLERQVRTAGALAKWLTERPEVRRVFYPGTGAVVSFRLAQDTLAAPFVESLQLPLLGVSLGAVESIVTVPARHSHASVPVAERERRGITDGLIRFSVGLEDLEDLQEDFVRAFTQADRAAA; from the coding sequence ATGACATCATCGCCGACCTGGCCCAGGCGCTTCGCGACCCGTCTGCTGCACACGGGGCATGAGCAGGACCCCACCACGGGCGCCGCCGCTGTCCCCATCTACCAGGTGTCCATGTTCGACCAGCCGGGCCTGGAGACGCCCGGCGAGTTCGACTACGCGCGCTCCGGCAATCCCACGCGCAAGGCCCTGGAGGGCGTGCTCGCGGCACTGGACGAAGGCCACGCGGCCTTTGCCTTCGGCTCTGGCATGGCCGCCGTGTCCAGCGTGCTGATGCTCTTCAGCGCGGGGGACCACGTCGTCGTGACGGACGACTGTTACGGCGGCACCTACCGGGTGCTCACACGCGTCTTCAGCCGCTTCGGCCTGCAGGCCACCTTCGTGGACACCAGCGACCCGGACGCCGTGCGCGCAGCCCTCCGCCCCAACACACGAGCGCTGCTGGTGGAGAGCGTGAGCAATCCCTTCCTCAAGCGCACCGACATCCCCGCGATGGCGCGGGTGGCCCAGGCGCATGGGGCGCTGCTCATCGTGGACAACACGTTCCTGTCCCCGGCCCTCTCGCGTCCGCTGACCGAGGGCGCGGACATCGTCATCCACTCCGCCACCAAGTACCTCGGCGGCCACAGTGACGTCGTCGCCGGTGCGGTGGTGGTGAAGACGCCCGCGCTCGCGCAGGAGCTCGGCTTCCTCCAGAACGCGGTGGGCGCAGTGCTGGGACCCCAGGACTGCTTCCTCCTCCAGCGGGGCATCAAGACGCTGCAGGTCCGCCTGGAGCGACAGGTGCGCACGGCGGGAGCCCTGGCGAAGTGGCTCACCGAGCGGCCGGAGGTGCGGCGGGTCTTCTATCCGGGCACGGGCGCGGTGGTGTCGTTCCGGCTGGCCCAGGACACGCTGGCGGCGCCCTTCGTGGAATCGCTCCAGCTCCCCCTGCTGGGTGTGTCGCTGGGCGCGGTGGAGAGCATCGTCACCGTCCCTGCGCGGCACTCCCACGCCTCCGTGCCCGTCGCCGAGCGGGAGCGCCGAGGCATCACCGACGGACTCATCCGCTTCTCGGTGGGACTGGAGGACCTGGAGGACCTGCAAGAGGACTTCGTGCGGGCATTCACGCAGGCAGACCGCGCGGCGGCATAG
- a CDS encoding GIY-YIG nuclease family protein: protein MRTVVTLHECKVRASLLLKELASADASRAAQAAERLRVLPGFAGLALGEVLARKETVQHKHALTVIAREQGHATWGELKQVRELDFEHLLAPVGGSHLNRWFSSYAEAADSLRTQGGFLFPFREQFFVCEASLVEALGVDPEDADWSLMGRDWMAPKDGAAQARLAQRFALHSPSHASTSPDTRSPMSAGSRRSELKRAYREAPPPMGVYAVRCLANGKVLVGASANVQGMLNRIRFELSTGMDRLPTLLEDWKRYGAEQFTFEVLDVLKPSDEPVVAPEEELKVLEALWLDRLKPYGDAGYNVQGG from the coding sequence ATGCGAACCGTCGTCACCCTCCACGAATGCAAGGTCCGCGCGTCGCTCCTGCTCAAGGAGCTGGCTTCGGCGGATGCGTCGCGCGCGGCCCAGGCAGCGGAGCGGCTGCGCGTCCTGCCCGGCTTCGCGGGACTGGCCTTGGGCGAGGTGCTCGCGCGCAAGGAGACGGTGCAGCACAAGCATGCGCTGACTGTCATCGCGCGTGAGCAGGGGCACGCCACCTGGGGCGAGCTGAAGCAGGTGCGTGAGCTCGACTTCGAGCACCTGCTCGCCCCCGTGGGCGGCTCCCACCTCAACCGCTGGTTCTCCTCCTATGCGGAGGCCGCTGACTCCCTGCGGACGCAGGGCGGCTTCCTCTTTCCATTCCGCGAGCAGTTCTTCGTCTGCGAGGCCAGCCTCGTCGAGGCGCTCGGTGTCGACCCCGAGGACGCGGACTGGTCGCTCATGGGCCGCGACTGGATGGCGCCGAAGGATGGGGCCGCGCAGGCCCGGCTTGCCCAGCGGTTCGCCCTGCATTCGCCTTCCCACGCTTCAACTTCCCCAGACACGAGGTCTCCCATGTCCGCTGGCTCCCGCCGCTCCGAACTGAAACGTGCCTACCGAGAAGCACCGCCTCCCATGGGCGTGTACGCCGTGCGCTGCCTCGCCAACGGCAAGGTGCTGGTGGGCGCGAGCGCCAACGTCCAGGGCATGCTCAATCGCATCCGCTTCGAGCTGTCCACGGGCATGGACCGCCTGCCCACGCTGCTGGAGGACTGGAAGCGCTACGGGGCGGAGCAGTTCACCTTCGAGGTGCTCGACGTGCTGAAGCCTTCCGACGAGCCCGTGGTGGCGCCGGAGGAGGAGCTGAAGGTGCTGGAGGCGCTCTGGTTGGACCGGCTCAAGCCTTACGGCGACGCGGGCTACAACGTGCAAGGCGGTTGA
- a CDS encoding methionine ABC transporter permease has translation MDSQLPRLLGVATGETLYMTSVASALVLLAGLPLGVLLVVTDRGGLWERPALNRVLGTLVNVGRSIPFIILMVAIVPLTRLLVGTTIGTTAAIVPLVVAAIPFMGRVVEQSLREVDAGLVEAAIAMGSTHRRIVFQVLIPEALPSLVRGTALVIISLLGYSAMAGAVGGGGLGDLAVKYGYMRFRTDVMLGCLVVLLVLVQLVQWLGDALASRFDHTGARSSR, from the coding sequence ATGGATAGCCAGCTTCCGCGCCTGCTGGGCGTGGCCACCGGTGAGACGCTCTACATGACGTCCGTGGCCTCGGCGCTCGTCCTCCTCGCGGGACTGCCCTTGGGCGTGCTGCTGGTCGTCACGGACCGGGGTGGCCTGTGGGAACGTCCGGCGCTGAACCGGGTGCTGGGCACGCTCGTCAACGTGGGCCGCTCCATCCCGTTCATCATCCTCATGGTGGCCATCGTCCCGCTCACCCGCCTGCTGGTGGGCACCACCATCGGCACCACCGCCGCCATCGTTCCCCTGGTCGTGGCGGCCATTCCCTTCATGGGCCGCGTCGTCGAGCAGAGCCTCCGCGAAGTGGACGCCGGGCTGGTGGAGGCCGCCATCGCCATGGGCTCCACCCACCGCCGCATCGTCTTCCAGGTCCTCATTCCGGAGGCGCTGCCGTCGCTCGTGCGCGGCACCGCGCTCGTCATCATCAGCCTGCTGGGTTACAGCGCCATGGCGGGCGCGGTGGGCGGCGGCGGCCTGGGCGACCTCGCGGTGAAGTACGGCTACATGCGCTTCCGCACCGACGTCATGTTGGGCTGCCTGGTGGTGTTGCTGGTGCTGGTGCAGCTCGTCCAATGGCTGGGTGACGCGCTGGCCTCCCGCTTCGACCACACCGGCGCGCGCTCGTCGCGCTGA
- a CDS encoding aminotransferase class I/II-fold pyridoxal phosphate-dependent enzyme yields MKLATALVHAGVRRDPTTGAVAVPIYQSATFQHPALGQSTGYDYSRTRNPTRSALEDALAQLEGGSRGLAFSSGMAALHCALQLFGPEDHILLTEDLYGGTYRLVDRILHVPCTFVDTSHPSAVRDALRPNTRAIVVETPTNPMMRTADLSELAAIARKAGVLLIVDNTFLTPWLQRPLELGADIVVHSATKYLAGHNDVVAGALVVKDAALGERLAYLQNGIGAILGPQDAYLVIRGLKTLALRMERHQANAREVAAWLRAHPGVERVFYPGVGGMLSFTVAHAALVPQVLASVQLCLFAESLGGVETLITYPTTQTHADIPAERREALGISDRLLRLSVGIEDSHDIIADLAQALRDPSAAHGA; encoded by the coding sequence ATGAAACTCGCCACCGCTCTCGTCCACGCCGGCGTGCGCCGCGACCCCACCACCGGCGCGGTCGCCGTCCCCATCTACCAATCCGCCACCTTCCAGCACCCCGCGCTCGGGCAATCCACCGGCTACGACTACTCGCGCACGCGAAACCCCACCCGCTCCGCGCTGGAGGATGCGCTGGCGCAACTGGAGGGTGGCAGCCGGGGCCTGGCCTTCAGCTCCGGCATGGCGGCGCTGCACTGTGCCCTCCAGCTCTTCGGCCCGGAGGACCACATCCTCCTCACCGAGGACCTCTACGGCGGCACCTACCGGCTGGTGGACCGCATCCTCCACGTCCCCTGCACCTTCGTGGACACCTCACACCCCAGCGCCGTGCGGGACGCGCTGCGCCCCAACACCCGCGCCATCGTCGTGGAGACGCCCACCAACCCGATGATGCGCACCGCCGACCTCTCCGAACTGGCGGCCATTGCCCGCAAGGCCGGGGTGCTGCTCATCGTCGACAACACCTTCCTCACGCCGTGGTTGCAACGCCCGCTGGAGCTGGGCGCGGACATCGTCGTGCACAGCGCGACGAAGTACCTGGCCGGACACAACGACGTCGTCGCGGGCGCGCTGGTGGTCAAGGACGCCGCGCTGGGCGAGCGGCTGGCGTACCTCCAGAACGGCATCGGCGCGATTCTCGGTCCGCAGGACGCGTACCTGGTGATTCGCGGCCTGAAGACGCTGGCCCTGCGCATGGAGCGGCACCAGGCCAACGCGCGGGAAGTGGCCGCGTGGCTGCGCGCCCACCCGGGCGTGGAGCGCGTCTTCTATCCCGGCGTGGGCGGAATGCTGTCCTTCACCGTCGCCCACGCGGCCCTGGTGCCCCAGGTGCTCGCGTCCGTGCAGTTGTGTCTCTTCGCCGAGTCGCTCGGCGGCGTTGAAACGCTCATCACCTACCCCACCACGCAGACCCACGCTGACATCCCCGCCGAGCGCCGGGAGGCGCTGGGCATCTCCGACCGGCTGCTCCGGCTCTCCGTAGGAATCGAGGACTCCCATGACATCATCGCCGACCTGGCCCAGGCGCTTCGCGACCCGTCTGCTGCACACGGGGCATGA
- a CDS encoding methionine ABC transporter ATP-binding protein: MIAFRGVSKVYTAGGREVAALRNVSLRVEAGEIHGVLGQSGAGKSTLIRCANLLERPTEGSVSVDGQDLLALSPEALRKARQGIGMIFQHFNLFGSKTVAANVAYPLEVAGTPREAIRERVEELLSLVGLSDKAQAYPSQLSGGQKQRVGIARALAPRPRVLLSDEATSALDPETTRSVLGLLRDINQKLGVTLLLITHQMDVVKAICDSVSVLERGRLVEQGKVTELLAHPSTRLHQLCFPAFAAPTDAPSGRRVALTLAGEHARRPLLGTLARQFDVDALLVEGAMERVGNTRVGRLLVDLQGSADAVSQALAYLREQGLTLEEAANG, encoded by the coding sequence GTGATTGCGTTTCGCGGAGTCAGCAAGGTCTACACGGCGGGCGGGCGGGAGGTCGCGGCGCTGAGGAACGTGTCGCTCCGGGTGGAGGCCGGTGAAATCCACGGCGTGCTGGGACAGAGCGGCGCCGGCAAATCCACGCTCATCCGCTGCGCCAACCTCCTGGAGCGCCCCACCGAGGGCTCCGTCTCCGTCGACGGACAGGACTTGCTGGCCCTCAGTCCGGAGGCACTGCGCAAGGCACGCCAGGGCATCGGGATGATCTTCCAGCACTTCAACCTCTTCGGCTCGAAGACGGTGGCGGCGAACGTCGCGTACCCGCTGGAAGTGGCGGGCACCCCACGCGAGGCCATCCGCGAACGCGTGGAGGAGCTGCTGTCGCTCGTGGGACTGTCCGACAAGGCGCAGGCCTACCCCTCGCAGCTCTCCGGCGGACAGAAGCAGCGGGTGGGCATCGCGCGGGCGCTGGCGCCCCGGCCTCGCGTCCTGCTTTCCGACGAGGCCACCTCCGCGCTGGACCCGGAGACGACGCGCTCGGTGCTGGGGTTGCTGCGTGACATCAACCAGAAGCTCGGCGTGACGCTGCTCCTCATCACCCATCAGATGGACGTGGTGAAGGCCATCTGCGACTCGGTATCGGTGCTGGAGCGGGGACGGCTCGTGGAGCAGGGCAAGGTGACGGAGCTGCTCGCCCATCCCAGCACCCGGCTGCATCAACTGTGCTTTCCGGCCTTCGCCGCGCCGACGGACGCACCCTCGGGCCGCCGAGTGGCGCTGACGCTCGCGGGCGAGCACGCCCGGCGGCCCCTCCTGGGCACCCTGGCGCGCCAATTCGACGTGGACGCCCTGCTGGTCGAAGGCGCCATGGAGCGCGTGGGCAACACCCGCGTGGGGAGGCTCCTCGTCGACCTCCAGGGTTCCGCCGATGCCGTGAGCCAGGCACTCGCCTACCTGCGTGAGCAGGGACTGACGCTCGAGGAGGCCGCAAATGGATAG
- the thrA gene encoding bifunctional aspartate kinase/homoserine dehydrogenase I, with protein MSSTSLQVMKFGGTSVGSPTRLRQVVELIGKHARQGPLAVVVSAMGDTTDWLLDAAHLATEGDLEGALAVATRIADLAKANAAALAPGQATALAERVDGLLAPLRQLLHGVSLTRECSAPTRDRVLSFGELVSATLLAELLTAHRTPATFRDARQLLVTDDRFGAARVDLVRTRERLQAARETWGVEVPVLPGFIAATPDGRTTTLGRNGSDYTAALVAQGLGASEVTVWTDVLGLHTADPELVTDAYPVAHLTHGEGLELAAVGARMLHPRTMIPLIESGISLRIRNTMEPEHPGTLIDAIGSRDGQRPACIATREDLALLGIEVRKLSDQFQLGERVLAALREARVTVWMTAQSANGQSLAVVVPRPDAEHARSVLVTELAQELSRREVEPLEVRQPVTLLTLVAETMGHGVNVAGRFFSALGAVGVNVRASAQGASSRSLSCVVDAADTAVAARTTHAAFNLAHQQVSLFVLGRGTVGGQLLAQLRAQQALLRDRHGIALRVVGLADSKRALFDAAGLTLDGVEARLEGVTPEAPQARTLVPLLDALRRLPVPILVDCTAAGGLEALYTEAFQRGIHVVAANKKPLALPWEAREALVDTARRNHVAYHYETTVASSLPVIDTLANLVRTGDTVRLITASLSGSLGFICNELTAGVPLSRAVRTARERGFTEPDPREDLSGTDVARKALILARELGLPLSLSDVALEPFVATDECASVDSFFQVLATQDAAYAERVARCRHAGTVLRYLARIDPSKAGTGSPVIRVGPVGVEAGHPAADLRGSESFVSFTTTRHSDFPLTVRGAGAGGAVTASGVLADILRISQTLRGR; from the coding sequence ATGAGCAGCACGTCCCTGCAGGTGATGAAGTTCGGTGGCACGTCCGTGGGCTCACCCACGCGGCTCCGCCAGGTAGTGGAGCTGATTGGCAAGCACGCGCGGCAAGGCCCGCTGGCAGTGGTCGTCTCCGCGATGGGCGACACCACGGACTGGCTGCTGGACGCGGCCCACCTCGCCACCGAGGGTGACCTGGAAGGCGCGCTCGCGGTGGCCACGCGCATCGCCGACCTCGCGAAGGCCAACGCCGCGGCGCTGGCGCCCGGACAAGCCACCGCGCTGGCCGAGCGTGTCGACGGGCTCCTCGCGCCGCTGCGTCAGTTGCTCCATGGCGTCTCACTCACGCGAGAGTGCTCCGCCCCCACGAGAGACCGGGTGCTGTCGTTCGGTGAGTTGGTGTCCGCCACGCTGCTGGCGGAGCTGCTCACGGCCCATCGCACGCCCGCCACCTTCCGTGACGCGCGGCAGCTCCTGGTGACGGATGACCGCTTTGGCGCGGCGCGGGTGGACCTGGTTCGGACGCGGGAGCGACTCCAAGCCGCCCGGGAGACGTGGGGCGTCGAGGTGCCCGTGCTCCCCGGCTTCATCGCCGCGACGCCGGATGGACGCACCACCACGCTGGGCCGCAACGGCTCCGACTACACCGCGGCGCTGGTGGCCCAGGGCCTGGGCGCGTCGGAAGTCACGGTGTGGACGGACGTGCTCGGCCTGCACACCGCCGACCCGGAGCTGGTCACGGACGCCTACCCCGTGGCGCACCTCACCCATGGCGAGGGCCTGGAGCTGGCGGCGGTGGGTGCCCGCATGCTGCACCCGCGCACGATGATTCCGCTCATCGAGTCCGGAATCTCCCTGCGCATCCGCAACACCATGGAGCCGGAGCACCCGGGCACGCTCATCGACGCCATCGGTTCGCGCGACGGCCAGCGTCCCGCCTGCATCGCGACGCGCGAGGACCTGGCGCTGCTCGGCATCGAGGTGCGCAAGCTGTCCGACCAGTTCCAACTGGGGGAGCGCGTGCTGGCCGCGCTGCGAGAAGCGCGCGTCACGGTGTGGATGACCGCGCAGTCCGCCAATGGCCAGTCACTGGCCGTCGTCGTGCCTCGCCCCGACGCGGAGCACGCGCGGTCCGTGCTCGTCACCGAGCTGGCGCAGGAGCTGTCACGCCGCGAAGTGGAACCGCTGGAGGTCCGCCAGCCGGTGACGCTGCTGACGCTGGTGGCGGAGACCATGGGCCACGGCGTCAACGTGGCCGGGCGCTTCTTCAGCGCGCTGGGCGCGGTGGGCGTCAACGTGCGCGCCAGCGCCCAGGGTGCCAGCTCCCGCTCCCTTTCGTGTGTCGTCGACGCGGCGGACACCGCCGTCGCCGCGCGCACCACGCACGCGGCCTTCAACCTGGCCCATCAGCAGGTGAGCCTCTTCGTCCTCGGCCGAGGCACGGTGGGCGGACAACTGCTGGCCCAGCTGCGCGCCCAGCAAGCGCTGCTCCGGGACAGGCACGGCATCGCGCTGCGCGTCGTGGGGCTGGCGGACAGCAAGCGCGCGCTCTTCGACGCGGCGGGGCTCACGCTCGATGGCGTGGAGGCGCGGCTCGAAGGCGTGACGCCCGAGGCGCCCCAGGCGCGCACCCTGGTCCCCTTGTTGGACGCGCTCCGGCGGCTGCCCGTCCCCATCCTGGTCGACTGCACCGCCGCGGGCGGGTTGGAGGCGCTCTACACGGAGGCCTTCCAGCGCGGCATCCACGTGGTGGCGGCCAACAAGAAGCCGCTGGCGCTGCCGTGGGAGGCCCGCGAAGCGCTGGTGGACACGGCGCGCCGCAACCACGTCGCGTACCACTACGAGACGACGGTGGCGTCCAGCCTGCCCGTCATCGACACGCTGGCGAACCTGGTGCGCACCGGTGACACCGTTCGCCTCATCACCGCGTCCCTGTCCGGCAGCCTGGGCTTCATCTGCAACGAACTGACGGCCGGCGTGCCCCTGTCCCGGGCCGTCCGCACCGCCCGGGAGCGCGGCTTCACGGAGCCGGACCCTCGCGAGGACCTGAGCGGCACGGACGTCGCGCGCAAGGCGCTCATCCTCGCTCGGGAGCTGGGCCTGCCGCTCTCCCTGTCGGACGTGGCGCTGGAGCCCTTCGTCGCCACGGACGAATGCGCCAGCGTGGACTCGTTCTTCCAGGTGCTCGCCACGCAGGATGCGGCCTACGCGGAGCGCGTGGCCCGCTGCCGCCACGCCGGCACCGTGCTGCGCTACCTGGCACGCATCGACCCATCGAAGGCGGGCACAGGCAGTCCCGTCATCCGTGTGGGCCCCGTAGGCGTTGAAGCGGGCCACCCCGCGGCGGACCTCCGCGGCTCCGAGTCCTTCGTCTCCTTCACCACCACCCGCCACAGCGACTTCCCGCTCACCGTTCGAGGCGCGGGCGCGGGCGGCGCCGTCACCGCGTCCGGCGTGCTGGCGGACATCCTCCGCATCTCCCAGACGCTGCGCGGTCGCTGA
- a CDS encoding MetQ/NlpA family ABC transporter substrate-binding protein: MKSPSRSLLTPLLLSVTLLLTACQKQEASSGESSGVRTLKVGVNPVPHGDILRAAAAVALREGVRVDVVEFTDYVQPNIALSDKQLDANYFQHVPYLERFAGDRKLALTSAGPVHLEPLALYSTKFRQLAELPEGAQVTLPADPSNLARALRLLEAQGLLRLREDAGATATVRDVVGNPRKLDLREIDAEQQPRTLEDVAAAVINGNYFLEAQKHLKLDAKVLAREAARENPYANVLAVRQGDEQRPEVRTLVKALQSDDVRRYIESTYGGAVVPAF; this comes from the coding sequence ATGAAGTCCCCCTCTCGTTCCCTGCTCACCCCGCTGCTGCTCTCCGTGACGCTGCTGCTCACGGCCTGCCAGAAGCAGGAGGCGTCCTCGGGCGAGTCTTCCGGCGTCCGCACGTTGAAGGTCGGCGTCAACCCGGTTCCCCACGGAGACATTCTCCGCGCCGCCGCCGCAGTGGCCCTGCGCGAGGGCGTGCGCGTCGACGTGGTGGAGTTCACCGACTACGTCCAGCCGAACATCGCGCTGTCTGACAAACAGCTCGACGCCAACTACTTCCAGCACGTGCCCTACCTGGAGCGCTTCGCCGGAGACAGGAAGCTCGCGTTGACGAGCGCCGGCCCGGTGCACCTGGAGCCCCTGGCGCTCTACTCCACGAAGTTCCGTCAGCTCGCGGAGCTTCCGGAGGGCGCGCAGGTGACGCTGCCCGCCGACCCCAGCAACCTGGCGCGGGCGCTGCGCCTGCTCGAAGCCCAGGGTCTGCTGCGCCTGCGCGAAGACGCGGGCGCCACGGCGACGGTGCGGGACGTGGTGGGCAACCCGCGCAAGCTCGACCTGCGGGAGATTGATGCGGAGCAGCAGCCTCGCACGCTGGAGGACGTGGCCGCCGCCGTCATCAACGGCAACTACTTCCTGGAGGCCCAGAAGCACCTGAAGCTGGACGCGAAGGTGCTGGCCCGCGAGGCGGCGCGGGAGAACCCCTACGCCAATGTGCTCGCCGTGCGTCAGGGTGACGAGCAGCGCCCCGAGGTGCGCACGCTGGTGAAGGCGCTCCAGTCCGACGACGTGCGCCGCTACATCGAGTCCACCTACGGCGGCGCGGTGGTGCCCGCCTTCTGA